A part of Corynebacterium mustelae genomic DNA contains:
- a CDS encoding IS1634 family transposase, whose amino-acid sequence MQIVRDVHRRTVVDYHVGSAHNEIELHALLKKARDLLYADQLELDLELPVAGDTEDSLTVESMTARVLLDVFACAWSTLGFDAIYPVDSVFARTVFARVVQPSSKSQVPMVLQRLGLPAVHRNTVSAAVKTAFDEDKYSAFSRACFDFSLARGTVAWVLYDVTTLYFEADREDDLRKVGYSKERRIDPQVVVGLLVDSRGLPLEISCFEGNKAEALTMIDVLNSFRRRHNVENIIVVADAGMISADNCNHLEALGFQFIIGARMSKAPYKMDMPINETGHAIDDGHIVESTKTMGPSTTHRTTRRMVCQYSHKRFANDKHTLAKQRQRAEEIVTGTRKQKRARFVTHTSGHSEFNTDDFEKASQLAGWKGYITNISAEDMSGEQIIATYHDLYEVERSFRMAKSDLQARPMYVRKEDSIRAHLNLVFVALAVARFLQDLTGFSRQKIINILEPLRDVTINTPHGPITIPTKITPEAQEILNKMSY is encoded by the coding sequence GTGCAGATCGTGCGGGATGTGCATCGCCGAACTGTGGTGGATTATCATGTCGGTTCTGCCCATAACGAGATTGAACTTCACGCTTTACTCAAAAAAGCGCGTGATCTGCTTTACGCTGATCAGCTTGAGTTAGATCTTGAGTTACCAGTGGCAGGTGATACCGAAGACTCGTTGACGGTGGAGTCGATGACTGCTCGCGTATTATTGGATGTTTTTGCTTGTGCGTGGTCGACGCTTGGTTTTGATGCGATCTATCCGGTGGATTCTGTTTTTGCCCGCACTGTTTTTGCACGTGTAGTCCAGCCTTCTTCGAAGTCACAAGTACCCATGGTGCTTCAACGGTTAGGGTTACCTGCTGTTCATCGCAACACGGTTTCAGCTGCAGTGAAAACAGCTTTTGATGAGGATAAGTACAGTGCGTTTTCCCGAGCATGTTTTGATTTCAGCCTGGCACGTGGCACAGTAGCGTGGGTGCTTTATGACGTTACGACGTTGTATTTTGAAGCAGATCGTGAAGACGATTTACGTAAAGTGGGGTACTCGAAAGAGCGTCGTATCGATCCACAGGTTGTTGTGGGACTGCTTGTTGATAGCCGTGGACTTCCCTTGGAAATTTCCTGCTTCGAGGGAAACAAAGCAGAAGCACTCACCATGATTGATGTACTGAATAGCTTTCGCAGGCGGCATAACGTGGAAAATATCATTGTTGTCGCCGATGCTGGCATGATTTCTGCGGACAACTGCAATCATCTAGAAGCGCTTGGGTTTCAATTCATTATCGGGGCAAGAATGTCCAAAGCTCCCTACAAGATGGATATGCCCATCAATGAGACAGGACACGCTATTGATGATGGGCATATCGTCGAATCAACGAAAACAATGGGCCCTAGCACAACTCACCGAACCACACGGCGAATGGTCTGTCAGTATTCACACAAGCGATTTGCCAACGACAAGCACACTCTTGCCAAGCAACGTCAACGTGCTGAAGAAATCGTCACAGGAACGCGGAAACAAAAACGGGCACGGTTTGTTACCCACACCAGCGGCCATTCTGAGTTCAACACTGATGATTTTGAAAAAGCGTCACAACTAGCAGGCTGGAAAGGATACATCACCAACATCTCGGCCGAGGACATGTCAGGTGAACAAATCATTGCAACATATCATGACCTATACGAAGTGGAACGAAGTTTCCGAATGGCAAAAAGCGACCTTCAAGCCAGGCCAATGTACGTACGGAAAGAAGATTCCATCCGCGCCCACCTAAATCTCGTCTTTGTCGCCCTAGCCGTCGCACGTTTCCTACAAGATCTCACCGGATTCAGTCGACAAAAAATCATCAACATCCTCGAACCCTTACGAGACGTAACCATCAACACACCCCACGGCCCGATAACCATCCCCACAAAAATCACACCAGAAGCCCAAGAAATCCTCAACAAAATGTCGTACTAA
- a CDS encoding transposase family protein — protein MPRTTIISSSVWTAHSSEQTGQHKRTRTTVMTCGIEGKHKAFGGNVQVLTDESGYPLWVSPVSPGSTHDITAAREHVLDEINNVDIRILADKGYIGADHNVYTPIKGKNLTDEEYEYNRRLNSLRAPAEQANAMPKQLKALQHVTLYPKTITAIAKTTLVVLHLNHNKP, from the coding sequence ATGCCGAGGACAACAATAATCTCTTCGTCTGTTTGGACGGCACACTCATCCGAACAGACCGGGCAACACAAAAGAACCCGAACAACCGTCATGACCTGTGGTATTGAAGGCAAGCACAAAGCGTTTGGTGGCAATGTACAAGTACTAACCGACGAAAGCGGGTACCCGCTATGGGTATCCCCAGTATCGCCTGGATCAACTCACGATATCACCGCAGCTCGCGAGCACGTCCTCGATGAGATAAACAATGTCGATATTCGCATCCTTGCCGATAAAGGCTATATTGGCGCAGATCACAACGTATATACACCAATCAAAGGGAAGAATCTGACAGATGAAGAATATGAGTACAACCGTCGCCTTAATAGTCTCCGGGCACCAGCAGAACAAGCAAACGCCATGCCCAAACAACTCAAAGCCCTACAACATGTAACCCTATACCCGAAGACCATAACAGCCATCGCAAAAACCACACTTGTCGTCCTACACCTCAACCACAACAAACCCTGA
- a CDS encoding NUDIX hydrolase, translating to MSTPDFIVELRKKIGNDHLWLPGVTAVIIKDVPEGAPITAVPEVLLVKRSDNGEWTPVTGIVDPGEEPHAAAVREAKEEVGLDIKVEALLGVGAVGPITYDNGDVSSYMDTALRCSVVGSDAAFVNDDENLEVGWFSVMQMPPMNPRFRLVVGDAVAQLRRPEGFRPRMGYVKRDRTR from the coding sequence ATGTCCACTCCAGATTTCATTGTGGAATTGCGTAAAAAGATCGGTAACGATCACCTGTGGCTTCCAGGCGTGACGGCCGTCATTATCAAAGACGTGCCCGAAGGAGCTCCTATCACTGCTGTTCCGGAGGTATTGTTGGTCAAACGGTCCGATAACGGTGAATGGACACCAGTCACCGGAATCGTCGATCCGGGTGAAGAACCCCATGCGGCGGCAGTCCGGGAAGCAAAAGAAGAAGTCGGACTGGACATTAAAGTAGAGGCACTGCTTGGTGTTGGTGCGGTAGGGCCCATCACCTACGACAACGGTGATGTGTCTAGCTACATGGACACCGCGTTGCGGTGCAGTGTTGTCGGCAGTGATGCTGCCTTTGTCAACGATGATGAAAACTTAGAGGTTGGCTGGTTCTCTGTCATGCAGATGCCCCCTATGAATCCGAGATTTCGGCTTGTCGTCGGCGATGCGGTGGCCCAACTGCGGCGGCCAGAGGGGTTCCGCCCCCGCATGGGTTATGTCAAACGTGATCGCACTCGCTAG